The Legionella sp. PATHC032 genome has a window encoding:
- the dacB gene encoding D-alanyl-D-alanine carboxypeptidase/D-alanyl-D-alanine-endopeptidase: protein MKRTLTGAFMWAVWSLSSHAASMQFEVDKLINRLNPHVNLGIVVTDLTSGETLYKRNANRLFIPASNMKLFSEAAALMALGPDYQFKNQLSTSANQLQQGVLHGNLYLHLSGDPSFSREDLKTLLSSLKDWNVTTIQGNVIIDSSLMSIPAYPPGWLTSDLSYSYGAPIAPLMVDSNRLTITVNPGAKAGDPAIVEVDDGGGTINLNNQATTKASEKGCGVGFYLDPENNLTVRGCVGLGQWAVQQRIAIKNPFVYAQGMIVSELAKSNIKLNGQVLLGRAPFGTLLIATRYSKPISQLMADTLKPSDNLYADSLYLHAAAKIKGSPVDWKQAQPVIKNFLQQQTGIDLKDSIFTDGSGLSRYNLVTPEQTMALLKFLYQRFPLSYEYIAALPISGRDGTLQKRFKTPNQQGFVRAKTGTMTGMNSLSGYLYTANGHTLAFAMYINRLPGKPAGPGRPLLDALCTYFLQQSPTSSRLARVLSPHSRIKFQFNPTQIELQRVHQAKWRRLETAVRQVLRGQDVNVVYRGNELIVTDNQSNANSVWKALQSIGKKYSFAVALSSKVMPVTPSGKPLLLWVQTPWSENKAERTWIIREAV, encoded by the coding sequence ATGAAAAGGACGTTGACTGGGGCATTCATGTGGGCAGTATGGTCACTGTCATCTCATGCGGCAAGTATGCAGTTCGAGGTGGATAAATTAATTAATCGGTTAAATCCCCATGTAAACCTGGGGATAGTAGTGACTGATCTAACCTCTGGCGAGACTCTGTATAAACGCAATGCCAATCGTTTGTTTATTCCTGCCAGCAATATGAAACTTTTTTCTGAGGCCGCTGCACTAATGGCTCTAGGGCCAGACTACCAATTTAAAAATCAACTCAGTACAAGTGCCAATCAATTACAACAAGGTGTTTTGCACGGAAATTTGTATTTGCATCTCAGTGGCGATCCTTCGTTTAGCAGAGAAGATTTAAAAACTTTGCTTTCTTCACTCAAGGATTGGAATGTCACAACCATTCAAGGTAACGTGATCATTGACAGTAGCCTGATGTCCATTCCAGCCTATCCCCCAGGCTGGCTAACTTCTGATTTATCGTATAGTTATGGTGCGCCAATAGCACCTTTGATGGTTGATTCTAACCGATTAACAATCACGGTGAACCCGGGAGCTAAAGCAGGTGATCCTGCTATTGTTGAAGTAGATGATGGCGGGGGCACCATTAACTTGAATAATCAAGCGACCACGAAGGCTAGTGAGAAAGGATGTGGTGTGGGGTTTTATTTGGATCCGGAGAATAATTTAACGGTAAGAGGTTGTGTTGGCTTGGGGCAATGGGCTGTTCAGCAACGTATCGCTATAAAGAATCCTTTTGTGTATGCCCAGGGAATGATTGTGAGTGAGCTTGCCAAGTCTAATATTAAATTAAATGGGCAGGTTTTGCTTGGAAGAGCGCCTTTTGGTACTTTATTGATCGCCACTCGCTATTCAAAGCCAATTTCCCAACTGATGGCAGATACTTTAAAGCCTTCTGATAATTTATATGCTGATAGTTTATATTTGCATGCTGCTGCTAAAATTAAGGGAAGTCCTGTAGATTGGAAGCAGGCACAGCCAGTAATTAAAAACTTTTTGCAGCAACAAACAGGAATTGATTTAAAAGACTCGATTTTTACAGATGGTTCAGGGTTATCACGTTATAATTTGGTAACCCCTGAGCAAACCATGGCGCTTTTAAAATTCTTGTATCAACGCTTCCCATTATCTTATGAATACATCGCTGCCTTACCTATCTCCGGTCGGGATGGTACTTTGCAAAAACGGTTTAAAACTCCAAATCAACAAGGATTTGTGCGGGCTAAAACCGGGACGATGACAGGTATGAATAGCTTATCCGGTTACTTGTATACTGCTAATGGCCATACCTTGGCTTTTGCTATGTATATCAATAGATTACCCGGGAAACCGGCTGGGCCAGGGCGTCCATTATTAGACGCATTGTGCACTTATTTCTTGCAGCAAAGTCCAACAAGCAGTCGACTGGCACGGGTATTGTCTCCTCATAGCCGCATTAAGTTCCAATTTAATCCTACACAAATTGAGTTACAGAGAGTTCATCAAGCCAAATGGAGGCGTTTGGAAACGGCAGTAAGACAGGTGTTAAGAGGGCAGGATGTGAATGTGGTTTATCGGGGCAATGAATTAATCGTGACAGACAATCAGTCTAATGCGAATAGCGTTTGGAAAGCTTTACAATCAATTGGCAAGAAATATTCGTTCGCTGTAGCTTTGTCTTCCAAAGTGATGCCTGTTACACCATCAGGAAAACCTTTGCTTCTTTGGGTGCAAACGCCTTGGTCTGAAAATAAGGCGGAAAGGACCTGGATAATTCGGGAAGCGGTATAA
- a CDS encoding type II CAAX prenyl endopeptidase Rce1 family protein — translation MIIDWPVIIVLFCLSIPGVLIVMHRLVYFLLADNTERLKKRFSRFVVLQTLFMTFVMSFAGSILSSRTGLGDPLLEGLLQGKASLDSFQVILLPTFLYALLGLVIFCIMYYGLLGSILDEKSFKIMSELRSKIGLDGCVLYGGVVEEVIARWGLMNVVCFFALLFTSQINSEIIIISIFLSAFIFAVGQLPAYIAAGCTPSRRFLYSFVLLSLSQSILFGFLFWQYGLTSAILAHMLFHLGWDRYEKLS, via the coding sequence ATGATAATTGATTGGCCTGTAATTATTGTCTTGTTTTGTTTATCCATTCCTGGTGTTTTAATCGTGATGCATCGCCTGGTATATTTTCTGCTAGCCGATAATACCGAGAGATTAAAAAAAAGATTTAGTCGTTTTGTTGTGCTGCAAACCTTATTTATGACATTTGTCATGAGTTTTGCTGGCTCCATCCTGTCTTCACGTACCGGGCTAGGCGATCCTCTTCTGGAAGGTCTTTTGCAAGGCAAAGCCAGCCTGGATTCCTTTCAAGTGATTTTATTACCTACTTTTTTATATGCCCTTTTAGGGTTGGTTATTTTTTGTATAATGTATTATGGGTTGCTTGGTTCCATACTTGATGAAAAAAGTTTCAAGATTATGTCGGAATTACGGTCCAAAATAGGACTTGATGGTTGTGTCCTTTATGGAGGGGTTGTAGAAGAGGTAATTGCCAGATGGGGATTAATGAATGTAGTGTGCTTTTTTGCTTTATTGTTTACAAGTCAAATTAATTCGGAAATTATAATTATTTCAATATTTTTGAGTGCATTTATTTTTGCTGTAGGCCAACTTCCAGCCTATATTGCAGCAGGTTGCACACCATCCAGACGATTTCTTTACTCTTTTGTATTATTGAGTCTTTCGCAGTCCATACTCTTTGGTTTTTTATTTTGGCAATATGGACTAACCTCAGCAATTTTAGCGCACATGCTGTTTCATTTGGGTTGGGACAGGTATGAGAAATTATCTTAA
- the def gene encoding peptide deformylase, giving the protein MAIRKILYLPDERLRKIAKPVDTFDESLQTLINDMFDTMYDARGVGLAAPQIGVSLRLSVIDIVGDKKEQIVIVNPEIVSSHGEKEFEEGCLSVPGAYDTVVRAEKVTVKALDRFGKPFEITGEGLLAECLQHEIDHMNGKLFVDMLSPLKRMMARRKLDKFKRLQARKP; this is encoded by the coding sequence ATGGCAATTCGTAAGATTCTTTATTTACCTGATGAACGGTTAAGAAAAATAGCTAAACCGGTTGATACTTTTGATGAGAGTTTACAGACACTAATCAATGATATGTTTGATACAATGTATGATGCGCGAGGAGTCGGGCTTGCCGCGCCGCAAATAGGGGTGAGTTTGCGTTTATCTGTCATTGATATAGTGGGAGATAAAAAAGAGCAGATCGTTATTGTTAATCCTGAAATAGTTTCTTCTCATGGCGAAAAAGAATTTGAAGAAGGTTGTTTGTCTGTCCCAGGGGCTTATGATACCGTAGTCAGAGCTGAAAAAGTGACAGTGAAGGCCTTGGACCGGTTCGGCAAACCGTTTGAAATAACGGGTGAAGGGCTGCTTGCCGAGTGCTTACAACATGAAATTGACCATATGAATGGCAAATTGTTTGTCGATATGTTGTCTCCATTGAAGAGAATGATGGCTCGTCGGAAATTAGATAAGTTCAAGCGTTTACAAGCTCGTAAACCATGA
- a CDS encoding metallophosphoesterase, translating into MDFIIRVVLLLTGLVSLAFSAPKFLTISDIHYGAENIAKDGQDTGKEFLDVTFKRFEELSQKVDFILHLGDLPTHSLFSTSKKEEYEQVVFHGLYEANPDQKPMFYITGNNDSLLGNYQPFSSDNKSPLNLASDWAGACAHCDGLIIDDTHMHKDGYYSSYVIPDNKDIILIALNSVQWTKTPVFLPKYPNQQRDAFVQLFWLEQQLKNHRAKQLLLAMHVPPGTAYNGNRFWHEIYLDRFLQLLEKYHRSYDQITILFSHSHMEEFRRIKLSDGSTIYALSTPGISRAHHNNPGMKIFDLDKQMRVSNFTTYYSSDLYDWGNEYYQAMNTPEAIFPNCQNKTIPQCLDTLSPDQVCNNLEAGLFYGVKSNRVPYQGCIKTYQIN; encoded by the coding sequence TTGGATTTTATTATTCGGGTTGTTCTCTTGTTGACAGGCTTGGTTTCTTTAGCCTTTTCTGCGCCAAAGTTTCTAACGATCTCTGATATTCATTATGGTGCAGAAAATATAGCAAAGGATGGGCAGGATACTGGAAAGGAGTTTTTGGATGTCACGTTCAAACGATTTGAGGAGTTGTCTCAAAAGGTAGACTTTATTTTGCATTTGGGCGATTTGCCTACCCACTCGTTATTTTCTACATCTAAAAAAGAAGAATACGAACAAGTTGTATTTCATGGTTTGTATGAAGCCAATCCAGATCAAAAGCCAATGTTTTATATTACAGGGAATAATGATTCCTTGCTTGGTAATTATCAGCCATTTTCTTCAGACAATAAATCACCGCTCAATTTAGCTTCGGATTGGGCTGGTGCTTGCGCTCATTGTGATGGGTTAATTATAGACGATACTCATATGCACAAGGATGGGTATTACTCCAGTTATGTCATCCCTGATAATAAAGATATTATTTTAATAGCACTTAATTCAGTTCAATGGACCAAAACTCCTGTTTTTTTACCAAAGTATCCTAACCAACAAAGGGATGCCTTTGTACAATTATTTTGGCTTGAGCAACAATTGAAAAACCACCGTGCCAAGCAATTGTTGCTGGCTATGCATGTTCCTCCTGGAACAGCCTATAATGGAAATCGGTTCTGGCATGAAATTTATCTGGATAGATTTTTGCAGTTATTGGAGAAATATCATCGTTCCTATGATCAAATCACCATACTGTTCTCACACTCCCATATGGAGGAATTCAGGAGAATAAAATTATCCGATGGGTCAACTATTTATGCGCTTTCTACTCCCGGAATTAGCCGGGCACATCACAACAATCCCGGAATGAAAATTTTTGATTTAGACAAGCAAATGAGAGTCAGCAATTTTACTACTTATTATTCGTCCGATTTGTATGACTGGGGTAATGAATATTATCAAGCCATGAATACTCCTGAAGCCATTTTTCCAAATTGCCAAAATAAAACGATACCCCAGTGCCTGGATACCTTAAGTCCAGATCAAGTATGTAATAATCTGGAAGCAGGACTATTTTATGGAGTGAAAAGCAACCGTGTTCCCTATCAGGGATGCATTAAAACTTACCAGATCAATTAA
- the rsmB gene encoding 16S rRNA (cytosine(967)-C(5))-methyltransferase RsmB → MKANDRFQALKILTALIESRKNLSHLMSLQELSPMTKEICYGFCRHYFRLQSIADTLINKRPKDSEVWIVLLIGIYQLQYMNKPDYAVVKETVSLLGQVKKNWAKGLVNAVLRNFCRQQGHILEKLAADPVFTYGQPSWLLQRLQKDWPNDWQCIAEANDRHPPMTLRVNVLKNSVDEYLDLLKKSGIEAFKHSVVPDGITLAIPCDVMTLPGFAQGSVSVQDAAPQLAAYLLSLKSGQRVLDACCAPGGKTCHILEREPNLVSCVALDLDPQRLQRVRDNLNRLDLKATIVHGDVSEPKSWWDGHPFDRILLDAPCSATGVVRRHSDIKLLRTNEEVLAVSQLQSNMLNSLWPLLAPGGLMVYATCSIMSDENELQIARFVAGHPDCQVIDDKWSWGRWTGHGQQILPGEHGMDGFFYSVLRKDKK, encoded by the coding sequence ATGAAAGCAAATGATAGATTCCAGGCCTTGAAAATTTTAACGGCCCTGATAGAAAGCAGGAAAAACCTGTCCCATTTGATGTCTCTGCAAGAGCTCTCTCCCATGACAAAAGAAATTTGCTATGGATTTTGTCGTCATTATTTTCGATTACAATCCATAGCCGATACTTTAATCAATAAGCGACCTAAAGATAGTGAGGTATGGATAGTCTTGTTGATTGGTATTTATCAATTGCAGTATATGAATAAGCCGGATTATGCTGTGGTGAAGGAGACAGTGTCTTTACTTGGGCAGGTTAAAAAAAATTGGGCAAAAGGATTGGTGAATGCCGTGCTAAGAAATTTTTGCCGTCAACAAGGCCATATTCTGGAAAAGCTGGCAGCAGACCCGGTTTTTACCTATGGACAGCCGAGCTGGTTACTTCAGCGCCTGCAAAAGGATTGGCCAAACGATTGGCAATGCATCGCTGAGGCGAATGATAGGCACCCACCCATGACTTTGCGAGTCAATGTGTTGAAAAACTCAGTTGATGAGTATCTTGATTTGCTAAAAAAATCTGGGATAGAGGCTTTTAAACACTCTGTTGTACCTGATGGAATTACTTTGGCAATCCCATGTGATGTGATGACACTTCCTGGTTTTGCACAAGGTTCTGTGTCAGTTCAGGATGCGGCGCCTCAATTAGCCGCATATTTATTGTCTTTAAAATCCGGGCAGCGAGTGCTGGATGCTTGTTGTGCTCCTGGTGGAAAAACATGCCATATTTTGGAGAGGGAACCTAATTTGGTTTCATGTGTTGCATTGGATTTAGACCCTCAGCGGTTACAACGGGTAAGAGATAACTTAAATCGATTGGATTTGAAAGCAACGATAGTGCATGGCGATGTATCGGAACCCAAAAGCTGGTGGGATGGTCATCCCTTTGATCGCATTTTATTGGATGCCCCCTGTTCTGCTACAGGAGTGGTTAGACGCCACTCTGATATCAAATTATTACGAACGAATGAAGAGGTTTTGGCAGTTTCTCAGTTACAATCCAACATGTTGAATTCATTATGGCCACTGCTTGCGCCGGGTGGTTTAATGGTTTATGCCACATGTTCTATTATGAGTGATGAAAATGAGTTGCAAATCGCTCGATTTGTTGCAGGGCATCCAGATTGTCAAGTGATTGATGACAAATGGTCCTGGGGAAGGTGGACTGGGCATGGTCAACAGATATTACCCGGGGAGCACGGTATGGACGGTTTTTTTTACAGTGTATTGCGAAAGGATAAAAAATGA
- the fmt gene encoding methionyl-tRNA formyltransferase, which yields MNDLTIVFAGTPEFGLPCLDALIQSRHHLKAVYTQPDRPAGRGRKLQESPVKEWAIDHQISVYQPLNFKNQDAIDELSALKPDVMVVIAYGLILPKAVLEIPRLGCINVHASLLPRWRGASPIQHAILYGDTESGVTIMQMDVGLDTGPMLCKASCPVTSSDTAGSLHDKLAKISVKPLLDTLEALASNSAQFELQNNELATYAGKINKEEARINWHQSAVEIDRKIRAFNPWPIAYTLAGELMLRIHQAKLTEIMSTEKHGMVLNIDKNGMLVSTSDKALLVEKIQFPGAKVISVKDWLNSGKTQLHTGLILQ from the coding sequence ATGAATGATTTAACTATAGTTTTTGCTGGAACTCCAGAATTTGGGTTACCCTGTCTGGATGCTTTAATTCAATCAAGGCATCATCTCAAGGCTGTTTATACTCAGCCTGACAGGCCAGCTGGGCGAGGCCGTAAATTACAGGAGTCTCCTGTAAAAGAATGGGCAATAGACCACCAGATATCAGTTTATCAACCACTTAATTTTAAAAATCAAGACGCTATCGATGAACTTTCTGCATTAAAGCCTGATGTAATGGTAGTGATAGCCTATGGATTAATATTGCCGAAAGCAGTGTTGGAAATTCCTCGTTTGGGCTGCATTAATGTCCATGCTTCATTGTTACCGCGCTGGCGTGGGGCATCTCCAATCCAACATGCCATTTTATATGGTGATACTGAATCCGGAGTGACCATTATGCAAATGGATGTTGGACTGGATACAGGCCCTATGTTATGTAAAGCTAGCTGTCCTGTCACTTCCTCGGATACCGCTGGAAGTTTGCATGATAAATTAGCAAAAATTTCAGTAAAGCCTTTATTAGATACTTTGGAGGCTTTAGCATCTAATTCAGCGCAATTTGAATTGCAAAACAATGAATTAGCTACCTATGCTGGTAAAATTAATAAAGAAGAGGCACGAATTAATTGGCATCAGTCTGCAGTGGAAATAGATAGAAAAATTCGTGCATTTAATCCATGGCCCATTGCCTATACGCTGGCTGGGGAATTAATGCTCAGAATTCATCAGGCAAAATTAACTGAGATCATGAGTACCGAGAAGCACGGCATGGTGTTAAATATTGATAAAAATGGGATGTTGGTCTCGACCAGTGATAAAGCATTGTTAGTGGAAAAGATTCAATTTCCCGGAGCAAAGGTCATTTCAGTTAAGGATTGGCTAAATTCTGGTAAAACACAATTGCATACTGGTTTAATCTTGCAATGA
- a CDS encoding ParB/RepB/Spo0J family partition protein: MQPRFTYLPITSLQAGQYQPRQDFNTTELQELAQSISSQGLIEPLVVRPIAKERYEIIAGERRWRAAKLAGFNEIPCLIGEYSDKQACALTLIENIQRQDLNLIEEATGYKRLLEEFHYHQDEIAALVGKSRSHVANILRLLTLTDKVKQLVRDKALSFGHARVLVGLNPDRQEMFAQQVIGEEWSVRQLEQEIKSYKNKDMNSPKNPRKDRDIERLQTILAEQVGAPVQIINDGEDGGWLKVKFFDNDTLAGLLERLGLRYD; encoded by the coding sequence ATGCAACCCCGATTTACTTATTTACCTATTACAAGCCTGCAGGCAGGTCAGTATCAACCCAGACAAGATTTTAATACAACGGAGCTACAGGAATTGGCTCAGTCAATTTCTTCTCAAGGTTTAATTGAACCTTTGGTTGTAAGGCCCATAGCAAAAGAGCGATATGAGATTATTGCAGGGGAAAGAAGATGGCGTGCGGCCAAATTGGCAGGATTTAATGAAATCCCTTGTCTAATTGGAGAGTATAGTGATAAACAAGCTTGTGCCCTGACTTTGATCGAGAATATTCAACGCCAGGATTTGAATTTAATTGAGGAGGCTACTGGTTATAAGCGTTTACTTGAAGAATTCCATTATCATCAGGACGAGATCGCAGCGCTGGTGGGTAAATCTCGTAGCCATGTCGCAAATATTCTTCGTCTCCTTACCTTAACAGATAAGGTTAAACAGTTAGTGCGAGATAAAGCGTTATCTTTTGGGCATGCTCGCGTATTGGTTGGCTTAAATCCCGATCGGCAAGAAATGTTTGCTCAGCAGGTTATTGGAGAAGAATGGTCTGTCAGGCAATTAGAGCAAGAAATTAAATCTTATAAAAATAAAGATATGAACAGCCCCAAAAACCCCAGAAAAGACAGAGACATTGAGCGGTTACAAACTATCCTGGCTGAACAAGTGGGGGCTCCTGTACAAATTATAAACGATGGCGAAGATGGAGGTTGGTTAAAAGTAAAATTTTTTGATAATGATACCCTTGCAGGGCTTTTGGAGCGTTTGGGCTTGAGATATGATTAG
- a CDS encoding LysM peptidoglycan-binding domain-containing protein, which produces MKYCLLIFCFIISSIAHALSLRPDSPSRYVVQPGDTLWSISSRYLNNPWEWKALWRANPQIQNPDRLYPGAVLALEYYQNTPYLRVLSNGTVKLSPNIRLTPQEDAVPPIPLGDIKPFLDESLILDVNVLSRAPYVVALMSERMLGGQGDEIYVRGLHPSKEMPQGGTIGYSIFRGGRNYFDPITHELLGYKAVLVGYGELIAGGEPATVLLTSINQGIKINDKVLINNHPEFELYFEPETPARQVRGYIIEMPDNMPVGNTQEAVGGVIIINLGETSGLKPGDVLAIYGKERIVNDPQNHLRPITLPQERLGEAMVFRVFTKASYALIVRSTRAIHLLDTVTNP; this is translated from the coding sequence ATGAAATATTGTCTCCTCATTTTCTGTTTCATCATATCATCCATTGCTCATGCCTTAAGTCTAAGACCAGATTCTCCTTCTCGTTATGTTGTACAACCTGGAGACACTCTATGGAGTATTTCCAGCCGTTATTTGAATAATCCCTGGGAATGGAAAGCATTATGGCGCGCAAACCCCCAGATTCAAAATCCTGATCGACTGTACCCTGGCGCAGTGCTCGCTTTAGAGTATTATCAAAACACCCCCTATCTCAGAGTTCTGTCTAATGGAACAGTCAAGCTTTCCCCCAATATAAGACTGACGCCTCAGGAAGACGCTGTTCCACCAATCCCATTGGGTGATATTAAACCTTTTTTGGACGAATCGTTAATCCTGGATGTTAATGTCCTGAGCAGAGCACCGTATGTGGTGGCGCTTATGAGTGAACGCATGCTTGGCGGGCAAGGAGATGAAATTTATGTCAGAGGTTTACATCCCTCCAAAGAGATGCCTCAAGGAGGCACCATAGGATATTCTATCTTCAGGGGAGGGAGAAATTATTTTGATCCGATAACCCATGAATTATTAGGCTATAAAGCGGTCCTGGTCGGTTATGGAGAGTTGATTGCCGGCGGCGAGCCAGCTACAGTTTTATTGACCAGTATCAATCAAGGCATCAAAATCAATGATAAGGTATTGATTAATAACCACCCTGAATTTGAATTATATTTCGAACCCGAAACTCCTGCCAGACAAGTCAGAGGATACATTATTGAAATGCCTGACAATATGCCTGTTGGAAATACACAAGAGGCTGTAGGAGGGGTAATCATCATTAATCTTGGAGAAACATCCGGATTGAAACCGGGAGATGTTTTGGCAATCTATGGCAAGGAGCGTATTGTCAATGATCCCCAAAATCATCTTAGACCTATTACCTTACCGCAAGAGCGTCTTGGTGAAGCCATGGTGTTTCGTGTATTCACAAAAGCGAGTTACGCCCTGATAGTAAGATCCACGCGTGCTATTCATTTATTAGATACAGTAACGAACCCATGA
- a CDS encoding type IV secretion protein Dot produces MAAQLDPSSEFVALVKQLQREPDNPGLKQAVVKRMPEMQVLAKTNPLALFRLAQIYSPSSSQHKQMILQSAAQGCTNAMLSACEILLKSGATNDLITAAHYMRLIQNSKDSYIIGLGKKLLEKYPDFAEELKSKSKEVPYHSTIRFFGVQSESSKENEEKIINRPTV; encoded by the coding sequence ATGGCCGCGCAATTAGATCCAAGTAGCGAATTTGTTGCTTTGGTGAAACAATTACAACGAGAACCTGATAATCCGGGATTAAAACAAGCCGTAGTGAAGCGTATGCCTGAAATGCAGGTATTAGCTAAAACAAATCCTTTGGCTTTATTTCGTCTGGCACAAATTTATTCTCCCTCATCATCACAGCATAAGCAGATGATTTTGCAATCAGCTGCCCAAGGTTGCACGAATGCTATGTTATCGGCATGTGAGATCTTATTGAAATCCGGAGCTACAAATGACTTGATTACTGCTGCACATTACATGCGCCTCATTCAAAATTCCAAGGATTCGTATATTATTGGGCTGGGCAAGAAACTGTTAGAAAAATATCCCGACTTCGCTGAAGAGTTAAAATCCAAATCCAAAGAAGTACCTTATCACTCGACTATTCGTTTTTTTGGAGTTCAATCTGAAAGTAGCAAGGAAAATGAGGAAAAAATAATAAACAGACCTACTGTTTAG
- a CDS encoding SGNH/GDSL hydrolase family protein: protein MTQKPTKITHLVVLGDSLSDRGTLNKRELLGFIPMSYLSGLRSKSPKGRFTNGFLWGDYVGATTAEQFEIEHIRRKLRLHNNARDNADIGDELLTNDKERRENENSFSLNEDNHILFKGARFARFYCEGGLTSHDYSCSFTFNLVLFFTRLILATLGGKRAQLLADDKKYNISNLEKSETLVVEWSGANDLITANDRPSRAAADKAVNDRMQNIEALIHNGYRNFVLFNLPNLSLTPRFQRKNAEEQRNASDCSEYFNQQLQAKSLELINKYKELGIPVNLSVFDVDGQFKEVYSNPEKYGFDRDKLKSPYVESDLFKENQKNPIDQKEHISPGRGYMFWDDVHPTTKMHDWLAERFKEKYYDKMFRFEPPLQAKHRHKETSDALVKTTDSMAKIDKPVKKLPENIVSLLNTIHSRAQLMCQSTDSKRREKGELLKHFIFEIKCQHGNLENIYGFISAFTLNPNHAKIIKTHQNPIIDFFRNKVTTRSEDDIAALQKAVAAYLQPKDSKEHLVKLTQ, encoded by the coding sequence ATGACCCAAAAACCAACTAAAATCACACACCTTGTAGTATTAGGAGATAGTTTATCCGATAGAGGAACACTTAATAAACGGGAACTGCTGGGCTTTATCCCCATGAGTTATTTAAGTGGATTAAGAAGCAAATCTCCAAAAGGTCGATTCACTAATGGTTTTCTTTGGGGAGACTACGTCGGCGCGACTACAGCGGAACAATTCGAGATTGAACATATCCGAAGAAAATTAAGATTGCATAATAATGCAAGAGACAATGCAGATATAGGCGATGAATTACTCACCAACGATAAGGAGAGAAGAGAAAATGAAAACTCTTTTAGCTTAAATGAAGACAATCATATTCTCTTTAAAGGGGCAAGATTTGCCCGCTTCTATTGCGAAGGGGGATTAACTTCTCATGACTATTCCTGTAGCTTTACCTTTAACCTGGTTCTGTTTTTTACAAGGCTGATTCTGGCCACTTTGGGAGGAAAACGAGCACAATTATTGGCTGATGATAAAAAATACAATATTTCCAATCTCGAAAAATCTGAAACATTAGTTGTGGAGTGGTCAGGCGCGAATGACTTGATCACTGCCAATGACAGGCCTTCTCGTGCGGCTGCAGATAAAGCCGTTAACGACCGAATGCAAAATATTGAAGCGCTTATTCATAATGGGTACAGGAATTTTGTTTTATTCAATTTGCCCAATCTCTCATTAACTCCAAGATTTCAAAGAAAAAATGCAGAAGAACAACGTAATGCATCAGATTGCTCTGAATATTTTAATCAGCAACTGCAGGCGAAATCTCTTGAGTTAATCAACAAATACAAAGAATTGGGAATTCCTGTCAATCTCTCCGTCTTTGATGTTGATGGGCAATTTAAGGAAGTTTACAGTAATCCCGAAAAATATGGCTTTGATAGAGACAAGTTAAAATCACCCTACGTTGAATCGGATCTTTTTAAAGAAAATCAGAAAAACCCTATTGATCAAAAAGAACATATTTCACCAGGCAGAGGATATATGTTCTGGGATGATGTTCATCCGACTACAAAAATGCATGACTGGTTAGCAGAACGTTTCAAAGAAAAATACTACGATAAAATGTTTCGATTTGAGCCACCTCTTCAAGCAAAGCATAGGCACAAAGAAACTTCTGATGCTCTGGTAAAAACGACGGACTCCATGGCTAAAATCGACAAGCCGGTAAAGAAGCTTCCGGAAAATATTGTATCGCTGTTGAATACTATCCATTCAAGAGCACAATTAATGTGTCAATCCACTGATTCTAAACGGCGTGAAAAAGGTGAATTATTAAAACATTTTATTTTTGAGATAAAATGCCAACATGGAAATCTTGAAAACATCTATGGGTTTATCTCTGCATTTACCTTAAACCCCAATCATGCAAAAATAATAAAAACTCACCAAAATCCAATAATTGACTTCTTTAGAAATAAGGTAACGACAAGAAGCGAGGATGATATTGCTGCCTTACAAAAAGCAGTCGCAGCGTATTTACAACCTAAAGACAGCAAGGAACATCTCGTTAAGCTTACTCAGTAA